In Streptomyces violaceusniger Tu 4113, one DNA window encodes the following:
- a CDS encoding aldehyde dehydrogenase family protein — protein MTKTYAHWIGGSWRDPGNGHYPVINPATEETVGHAPEADPADVDAAVRAARAAYDGWSRTTPRERAAVLDRAADLLAEHTPDLVPLVQAETGATLRVTSSLQVPPAIDRFRRYARGALEPDTVPLAPLPMAATPLAPGGLIGAAAVRRPLGVVGCITSYNFPLTNLAGKVAPALAMGNTVVAKPAPQDPLCCLELGPLLKEAGLPDGAFNVVTGSRAAAGEALVAHPGVDMVSFTGSTAVGKKIAESAGRSMKRTLMELGGKGAAIVLGDADERAIASAVGAVGSTFSFHSGQICTAPTRVLVHRSLYEKVIAALTHYAESLKIGNPVDNSTIVGPLISAAQRDRVEAYVSDAREQGARIVVGGERPARKPGFYVAPTLIADAGPAMTVAREELFGPVVVAMPFDDEDEAVRIADATPYGLYDYVFSADAGRAWTLAARLRSGNVGINTAQRHPETPFGGFKESGVGRDGGSFGLHAYSELQSLVWVS, from the coding sequence ATGACGAAGACCTATGCGCACTGGATCGGCGGCTCGTGGCGGGATCCCGGGAACGGGCACTACCCCGTCATCAATCCCGCCACCGAGGAGACCGTCGGCCATGCCCCCGAGGCCGACCCGGCCGACGTGGACGCCGCCGTCCGGGCCGCCCGCGCCGCGTACGACGGCTGGTCGCGCACTACCCCCCGGGAGCGCGCCGCCGTACTCGACAGGGCCGCCGATCTGCTCGCCGAGCACACCCCGGACCTGGTGCCCCTCGTCCAGGCGGAGACCGGGGCGACGCTGCGCGTCACCTCCTCCCTCCAGGTGCCCCCGGCGATCGACCGCTTCCGCCGCTATGCGCGCGGCGCCCTCGAACCGGACACGGTGCCGCTCGCCCCGCTGCCCATGGCCGCCACCCCGCTGGCGCCCGGCGGGCTGATCGGAGCGGCAGCGGTCCGCCGTCCTCTTGGTGTCGTCGGTTGCATCACCTCCTACAACTTCCCTCTCACGAATCTCGCGGGCAAGGTCGCCCCGGCCCTGGCCATGGGCAATACGGTCGTGGCCAAACCCGCGCCGCAGGACCCGCTGTGCTGTTTGGAACTCGGCCCCCTGCTCAAGGAGGCCGGGCTCCCGGACGGTGCCTTCAATGTCGTCACCGGCTCGCGCGCGGCCGCCGGCGAGGCGCTGGTCGCGCACCCCGGTGTCGACATGGTCAGCTTCACCGGATCCACCGCCGTGGGTAAGAAGATCGCCGAATCCGCGGGGAGGTCGATGAAGCGCACCCTGATGGAACTGGGGGGCAAGGGCGCGGCCATCGTCCTGGGGGACGCCGACGAGCGAGCGATCGCGTCGGCGGTCGGGGCGGTCGGTTCGACCTTCTCCTTTCACAGCGGGCAGATCTGCACGGCGCCGACCCGTGTGCTCGTCCATCGATCGCTGTACGAGAAGGTCATCGCCGCACTCACACATTACGCAGAGTCACTGAAGATCGGGAACCCTGTGGATAACTCCACGATCGTCGGTCCGTTGATCTCCGCCGCGCAGCGCGATCGCGTCGAGGCGTATGTCTCCGACGCCCGTGAGCAGGGCGCCCGGATCGTCGTGGGCGGCGAACGCCCCGCCCGCAAGCCCGGCTTCTACGTCGCCCCCACCCTCATCGCCGACGCCGGCCCCGCGATGACCGTCGCGCGGGAGGAGCTGTTCGGACCGGTCGTCGTGGCCATGCCCTTCGATGACGAGGACGAGGCGGTGCGGATCGCCGACGCCACCCCCTACGGCCTCTACGACTACGTCTTCAGCGCCGACGCGGGCCGCGCCTGGACCCTCGCCGCCCGTCTGCGCAGCGGAAACGTCGGCATCAACACCGCCCAGCGCCACCCCGAGACGCCGTTCGGCGGGTTCAAGGAAAGCGGAGTCGGCCGCGACGGCGGCTCGTTCGGCCTGCACGCGTACAGCGAACTCCAGTCGCTGGTCTGGGTCTCCTGA
- a CDS encoding Zn-dependent alcohol dehydrogenase: protein MRGVIFDGTAPRVVEDLEVRDPGPGEVLVRIAAAGLCHSDLSVVDGTIPFPLPAVLGHEGAGVVEEVGPGVTHVAPGDHVALSTLANCGTCADCARGRPTMCRAAIGRPTRPFRRGDERLYNFASNSAFAERTLVTAVQVVRIPEEIPLVSAALIGCAVLTGVGAVLNRAKVDRGESVVVIGSGGIGLNVLQGARIAGAFPVVAVDSNPAKEPLARRFGATHFVPSTDAVREILPTGADHAFECVGSTRLIRQAVDLLDRRGQAVLLGVPPADAEAAFRVSSMYLDKSILGCRYGSSRPQADIALYADLYRQGRLLLDELVSRTYPLEDFAKAADDAHHGRVARAVLTF, encoded by the coding sequence ATGAGAGGCGTCATCTTCGACGGCACGGCGCCGCGCGTGGTCGAGGACCTGGAGGTGCGCGACCCCGGCCCCGGCGAGGTGCTGGTGCGCATCGCCGCCGCGGGGCTGTGCCACAGCGATCTGTCGGTCGTCGACGGCACCATCCCCTTCCCTCTCCCCGCCGTCCTCGGCCACGAGGGCGCGGGCGTGGTCGAGGAGGTCGGGCCGGGCGTCACCCATGTCGCTCCCGGCGATCATGTGGCGCTGTCCACCCTCGCCAACTGCGGGACCTGCGCCGACTGCGCCCGGGGCCGCCCCACCATGTGCCGCGCGGCCATCGGCCGGCCGACCCGGCCCTTCCGCCGCGGCGACGAGCGACTGTACAACTTCGCCTCGAACTCCGCCTTCGCCGAGCGCACCCTCGTCACCGCCGTCCAGGTGGTGCGGATCCCCGAGGAGATTCCGCTCGTCTCCGCCGCCCTCATCGGCTGTGCCGTCCTGACCGGCGTCGGCGCCGTGCTCAACCGCGCCAAGGTGGACCGCGGTGAGTCGGTCGTTGTCATCGGCAGCGGCGGCATCGGGCTGAATGTGCTGCAAGGGGCCCGGATCGCCGGGGCGTTCCCTGTCGTCGCCGTCGACTCCAACCCCGCCAAGGAGCCGCTGGCCCGGCGCTTCGGCGCGACCCACTTCGTCCCCTCCACCGACGCCGTACGGGAGATCCTGCCGACCGGCGCCGACCACGCATTCGAATGCGTCGGCTCGACCCGGCTCATCCGTCAGGCCGTCGATCTGCTCGACCGGCGCGGCCAGGCAGTGCTCCTCGGTGTGCCGCCCGCCGACGCCGAGGCGGCCTTCCGGGTCTCCTCCATGTATCTGGACAAGTCCATCCTGGGCTGCCGCTACGGCTCCTCACGTCCGCAAGCCGATATCGCCCTGTACGCCGACCTCTACCGGCAGGGGCGGCTGCTGCTGGACGAACTGGTCAGCAGGACCTACCCCTTGGAGGACTTCGCCAAGGCCGCCGACGACGCCCACCACGGCCGGGTGGCGCGCGCCGTGCTCACCTTCTGA
- a CDS encoding substrate-binding domain-containing protein has protein sequence MTGFDGIGPLTTPLLGLTTLRQPLDEIGRRAIDLLLELRADRSMPTRHIPLRGAVVAGTTTAPPPPVPIRR, from the coding sequence GTGACCGGCTTCGACGGCATCGGGCCGCTCACCACCCCGCTCCTCGGGCTGACCACGCTGCGCCAGCCGTTGGACGAGATCGGCCGACGCGCCATCGACCTGCTGCTGGAGCTGCGTGCCGACCGCTCCATGCCCACGCGCCATATCCCCCTGCGCGGGGCGGTGGTGGCCGGAACCACCACCGCCCCGCCCCCACCCGTCCCCATCCGGCGCTGA
- a CDS encoding GlxA family transcriptional regulator, whose protein sequence is MPQSPPGNANGRHRVVVLALPGVIPFELGIPYRIFGKARSADGRRLYEVVTCTVEPGLVPTDADFPIAVALGPEALAEADTILVPASYALGPVREEGRMTEPLATALAHARPGARWVSICTGSFVLAAAGLLDGRPATTHWASVGQFQRLFPTIKVDPNVLFVDDGDVLTSAGVASGIDLCLHLVRRDHGTAVANDVARHSLVPPHRDGGQAQYIPRPLPEPQQATTTTARAWALGRLDRPISLRELAAQESMSVRTFTRRFREEVGVSPGQWLTRQRVERSRHLLEDTDLSVGQVAREAGFGSPASLRQHFQAAVGVSPTAYRRTFRAGAEAGTASGADARA, encoded by the coding sequence GTGCCCCAATCCCCGCCCGGTAACGCCAACGGGCGCCATCGCGTCGTCGTCCTCGCCCTCCCCGGTGTGATCCCCTTCGAGCTGGGCATTCCGTACCGGATCTTCGGCAAGGCCCGCTCCGCCGACGGCCGGCGGCTGTACGAGGTGGTCACCTGCACCGTCGAGCCCGGTCTGGTGCCCACGGACGCCGACTTCCCGATCGCCGTGGCACTCGGCCCGGAAGCCCTCGCCGAGGCCGACACCATCCTGGTGCCCGCCTCGTACGCACTCGGCCCGGTCCGCGAGGAGGGCCGGATGACCGAGCCGCTCGCCACCGCGCTCGCCCATGCCCGGCCGGGCGCGCGCTGGGTGTCCATCTGCACCGGTTCGTTCGTGCTCGCCGCCGCCGGTCTTCTCGACGGCCGCCCGGCCACCACCCATTGGGCCAGCGTCGGCCAATTCCAGCGGCTCTTCCCGACGATCAAGGTCGATCCGAATGTGTTGTTCGTGGACGACGGCGATGTGCTGACCTCGGCCGGTGTCGCTTCGGGGATCGACCTGTGTCTGCATCTGGTGCGGCGCGACCACGGCACGGCCGTCGCCAACGACGTCGCCCGGCACAGCCTGGTGCCGCCCCACCGCGACGGCGGCCAGGCCCAGTACATCCCGCGCCCGCTGCCCGAGCCCCAGCAGGCCACCACGACGACGGCGCGCGCCTGGGCGCTCGGCCGGCTGGACCGGCCCATCTCGCTGAGGGAGCTGGCCGCCCAGGAGTCGATGAGCGTGCGGACGTTCACCCGCCGCTTCCGCGAGGAGGTCGGCGTCAGCCCGGGCCAGTGGCTGACCCGGCAGCGCGTCGAGCGGTCCCGTCATCTTCTGGAGGACACCGATCTGTCGGTGGGCCAGGTGGCGCGCGAGGCGGGTTTCGGCTCCCCCGCGTCCCTGCGCCAGCACTTCCAGGCGGCCGTGGGCGTGAGCCCGACCGCCTACCGCCGCACCTTCCGCGCGGGCGCCGAGGCCGGTACGGCTTCCGGCGCCGACGCCCGTGCGTAG
- a CDS encoding MFS transporter — MTQTTELSGAPEQGEQPDRPPRRALPRLPHRAWSVAAVAFVTIIGTAGFASLPGLLIDPLHDEFGWSRGTIGFAVSVNLALYGLTAPFAAALMDRFGIRKVIAAALAVIATGGGLTVFMTEPWQLILCWGVLVGLGSGSMALAFAATVTNRWFVAQRGLVTGILTAGGASGQLIFLPLLSRIVERHDWRPAALTVAIAALAIVPLVWLLLRDYPSDVGLAPYGADGPPTPRPAPRRGAARRAVKALASASRTGTFWLLAGTFAICGASTNGLVKTHFVPAAHDHGMPVTAAASLLAVIGVFDIIGTVASGWFTDRFDARRLLAMYYALRGLSLMFLPILLDEAVHPPMIFFIVFYGLDWVATVPPTMALCREQYGEDSAIVFGWVLASHQVGAGVVAFVGGMARDAFGSYDLVWYGAGALCAIAALMSLVIHRGPKAQGAAATA; from the coding sequence GTGACGCAGACAACCGAACTTTCCGGAGCTCCCGAACAGGGCGAGCAGCCCGACCGGCCCCCACGACGGGCCCTCCCACGCCTTCCGCACCGCGCCTGGTCGGTCGCCGCCGTCGCCTTCGTGACGATCATCGGCACCGCCGGATTCGCCTCCCTTCCCGGTCTGCTCATCGATCCACTCCACGACGAGTTCGGCTGGTCGCGCGGCACGATCGGGTTCGCGGTCTCCGTCAACCTCGCCCTCTACGGGCTCACCGCACCCTTCGCCGCCGCTCTGATGGATCGCTTCGGCATCCGTAAGGTCATCGCGGCCGCGCTCGCCGTCATCGCGACCGGTGGCGGCCTTACGGTCTTCATGACCGAGCCCTGGCAGCTCATCCTCTGCTGGGGCGTGCTGGTCGGCCTCGGCAGCGGCTCCATGGCGCTGGCCTTCGCCGCGACCGTGACCAACCGGTGGTTCGTCGCCCAGCGCGGTCTGGTCACCGGCATCCTCACGGCGGGCGGTGCCTCCGGGCAGTTGATCTTTCTGCCGCTGCTCTCCCGGATCGTCGAACGGCACGACTGGCGGCCCGCCGCGCTGACGGTCGCGATCGCCGCGCTGGCGATCGTCCCCCTCGTCTGGCTGCTGCTGCGCGACTACCCCTCGGACGTGGGCCTCGCCCCGTACGGCGCCGACGGGCCGCCCACCCCGCGGCCCGCACCCCGGCGCGGCGCGGCCCGGCGGGCCGTCAAGGCCCTCGCCTCGGCCTCGCGCACCGGCACCTTCTGGCTGCTCGCGGGCACCTTCGCGATCTGCGGCGCCTCGACGAACGGCCTCGTCAAGACCCACTTCGTGCCCGCCGCGCACGACCACGGCATGCCGGTGACGGCCGCCGCGAGCCTGCTCGCCGTCATCGGCGTCTTCGACATCATCGGGACGGTGGCCTCCGGCTGGTTCACCGACCGCTTCGACGCGCGCCGGCTGCTGGCCATGTACTACGCGCTGCGCGGCCTCTCCCTGATGTTCCTCCCGATCCTGCTGGACGAGGCGGTGCATCCGCCGATGATCTTCTTCATCGTCTTCTACGGTCTCGACTGGGTCGCCACCGTGCCGCCGACCATGGCGCTGTGCCGGGAGCAGTACGGAGAGGACAGTGCGATCGTCTTCGGCTGGGTGCTCGCCTCCCACCAGGTGGGAGCAGGGGTCGTGGCCTTCGTGGGCGGTATGGCGCGGGACGCCTTTGGCTCGTACGACCTGGTCTGGTACGGCGCGGGGGCGCTGTGCGCGATCGCCGCGCTGATGTCGCTGGTGATCCACCGCGGCCCGAAGGCGCAGGGCGCGGCGGCGACGGCCTAG
- a CDS encoding flavin reductase family protein — MMGHAGMAATAVRYLRAVGSPTASVRPVEPLPPPELRCVRDDERPPVDPAEFRRVLGHFASGVTVIATVDATGPTGFACQSFASLSLDPPLVAFMVARTSTTWPRIARAGVFCVNVLGAHQGELCRAFAVSGSRRPDKFAGVRYEPSPVTGSPRLADVPAWIDCAVHAVHTGGDHLVVVGRVRDLGTDESAARSGPLLFHRGSFGEFTAHP, encoded by the coding sequence ATGATGGGACACGCCGGTATGGCCGCCACCGCCGTCCGCTACCTCCGGGCGGTCGGCTCGCCGACCGCCTCCGTACGACCGGTCGAACCGCTGCCCCCGCCGGAGCTGCGCTGTGTGCGCGACGATGAGCGGCCCCCGGTCGACCCCGCCGAATTCCGCCGCGTGCTGGGCCATTTCGCGAGCGGGGTCACCGTGATCGCCACCGTCGACGCGACCGGCCCGACCGGGTTCGCCTGCCAGTCCTTCGCCTCGCTGTCCCTGGACCCGCCGCTGGTCGCCTTCATGGTCGCCCGCACCTCCACGACCTGGCCGCGCATCGCCCGCGCGGGCGTCTTCTGCGTCAACGTCCTGGGCGCTCACCAGGGCGAGCTGTGCCGCGCCTTCGCGGTCAGCGGCTCCCGGCGCCCCGACAAATTCGCGGGCGTCCGCTACGAACCGTCTCCGGTCACCGGCTCACCGCGTCTCGCGGACGTCCCGGCGTGGATCGACTGCGCGGTCCACGCCGTGCACACGGGCGGCGACCATCTGGTCGTGGTGGGCCGCGTCCGGGACCTGGGAACGGACGAGTCCGCGGCGCGATCGGGGCCGCTGCTCTTCCACCGCGGCTCCTTCGGGGAGTTCACGGCGCATCCGTGA
- a CDS encoding enoyl-CoA hydratase/isomerase family protein: MTSPSPEEALDSVVRHTTDNGVSWITLNRPAAMNAITPDQREHLISLLDHASADPTVRAVVLTATGKGFCAGADLRGAPAAAERVAGDVARLIRGGAQRLIAAVLDCEKPVIAAVNGTAAGLGAHLALACDLVLAAESAVFIEVFIRRGLVPDGGGAYLLPRLTGPQRAKELMFFGDALPAAEAERLGLVNRVVPDDELAKTARAWAERLAAGPTRALALTKALVNASLESGRPAAFAAEAAAQETNMTTADAQEGVSAFIERRPPVYRGR; the protein is encoded by the coding sequence ATGACCTCTCCCTCCCCCGAAGAAGCGCTTGACTCCGTTGTACGGCACACCACTGACAACGGCGTCTCGTGGATCACGCTCAACCGCCCCGCCGCGATGAACGCCATCACCCCCGACCAGCGAGAACACCTGATTTCGCTACTGGACCACGCCTCCGCGGACCCGACCGTCCGGGCCGTCGTGCTGACCGCCACCGGCAAGGGCTTCTGCGCGGGAGCGGATCTGCGCGGCGCACCGGCCGCGGCGGAACGCGTCGCGGGCGATGTCGCCCGGCTGATCCGCGGCGGAGCGCAGCGGCTCATCGCCGCCGTCCTCGACTGCGAGAAGCCGGTGATCGCCGCCGTCAACGGCACCGCTGCCGGGCTCGGCGCCCATCTCGCCCTCGCCTGCGATCTGGTGCTGGCCGCCGAATCGGCCGTCTTCATCGAGGTGTTCATCCGCCGCGGTCTGGTCCCCGACGGGGGCGGTGCGTATCTCCTGCCCCGGCTGACCGGCCCGCAGCGCGCGAAGGAGCTGATGTTCTTCGGCGACGCGCTGCCCGCCGCCGAGGCCGAGCGGCTGGGCCTGGTCAACCGGGTCGTCCCGGACGACGAACTGGCCAAGACCGCCCGCGCCTGGGCCGAGCGCCTCGCGGCCGGCCCCACCCGCGCCCTCGCCCTCACCAAGGCGCTGGTGAACGCCTCCCTGGAGTCCGGCCGCCCGGCCGCGTTCGCCGCCGAGGCGGCGGCGCAGGAGACCAACATGACCACGGCCGACGCTCAGGAGGGCGTGAGCGCGTTCATCGAGCGCCGGCCCCCCGTGTACCGAGGCCGCTGA
- a CDS encoding acetate--CoA ligase family protein: MLGSTYGTLTTNSRHARAVACGRAPGPAVHASSREAAGGPVEGADDVDVSGRPLHSAVPDLDRFFHPESVALIGASDADGRPNTGITRQLLAWAERVGARLHPVHPSRPAVFGIPCVPSVAALPEPVDLAVLLVRDPLPVIEELDGSKVKFAVAFASGFAETGPEGAAAQARLATAARGAGLRLLGPNTNLNAFEKFRDDLDGPAIALITQSGHQGRPVFTLQELGIRLSHWAPTGNEADLETADFISYFADRPEVGAIALYAEGLKDGRSFLLAADRAARAKVPVVAVKVGRTETGARTAASHTGKLTGSDAVVDAAMRQFGVIRVDGLDELQDTAALLARARPPLAEGVVVYSISGGTGAHFSDLATAAGLTLPTLSTEKQAELHQWIPGDLSVANPVDNGGHPVGDWRGRKIIDAILADPAVGVLICPITGPFPPMSDKLAQDLVEAAEQTDKLVCVVWGSPVGTEGAYRTTLLGSSRVATFRTFANCITAVRAYLGHHRFTASYRSPFDDAPRTPSPSLRKVRDLLRPGGRLSEHAAKQLLRAYGIRVPREQLVTSAAAAVRAAGLVGYPVVMKASAPQLAHKTELGLVRLGLTSASQVRDTYRELTDIARCEGVELDGVLVCQMVQRGVEMVVGMSHDTLFGPTVTVGIGGVLVEVFRDAAVRVPPFGEDQARAMLAELRGRALLDGVRGAPPADVDALVEVVLRVQRMALELGDHLAELDVNPLMVLERGQGAVALDALAICR; encoded by the coding sequence ATGCTTGGATCGACCTACGGCACCCTGACCACCAACTCCCGTCATGCCCGCGCCGTCGCCTGCGGGCGGGCCCCCGGCCCCGCCGTGCACGCCTCCAGCAGGGAGGCGGCGGGCGGGCCCGTCGAAGGCGCGGACGACGTGGACGTCAGCGGGCGCCCGCTGCACTCCGCCGTCCCCGATCTGGACCGCTTCTTCCATCCCGAGTCGGTGGCCCTCATCGGCGCCTCCGACGCGGACGGCCGTCCCAACACCGGTATCACCCGCCAGCTTCTGGCCTGGGCCGAACGCGTCGGCGCCCGGCTGCACCCGGTGCATCCCTCCCGTCCCGCCGTCTTCGGCATTCCGTGCGTACCGTCCGTGGCCGCGCTGCCCGAACCCGTCGACCTCGCCGTCCTCCTCGTCCGTGACCCGCTCCCGGTCATCGAGGAACTCGACGGGAGCAAGGTGAAGTTCGCCGTCGCCTTCGCCTCCGGCTTCGCCGAGACCGGCCCCGAGGGCGCCGCCGCGCAGGCCCGGCTGGCCACCGCGGCCCGCGGCGCCGGGCTGCGGCTGCTCGGCCCCAACACCAACCTCAACGCCTTCGAGAAGTTCCGCGACGACCTCGACGGGCCCGCCATCGCCCTCATCACCCAGTCAGGCCACCAGGGCCGCCCGGTCTTCACCCTCCAGGAACTCGGCATCCGGCTCAGCCACTGGGCCCCGACCGGCAATGAGGCCGATCTGGAGACCGCCGACTTCATCTCCTACTTCGCCGACCGGCCCGAGGTCGGCGCCATCGCCCTGTACGCGGAGGGGCTGAAGGACGGCCGCAGCTTCCTCCTCGCCGCCGACCGGGCCGCCCGCGCCAAGGTGCCCGTCGTCGCCGTGAAGGTCGGCCGCACCGAGACCGGCGCCCGCACGGCCGCCTCCCACACCGGCAAGCTGACCGGCTCGGACGCAGTGGTGGACGCGGCCATGCGGCAGTTCGGCGTGATCCGCGTGGACGGCCTGGACGAGCTGCAGGACACGGCGGCGCTGCTCGCCCGCGCCCGCCCGCCGCTCGCCGAGGGCGTCGTGGTGTATTCGATCTCCGGAGGCACCGGGGCCCACTTCTCCGACCTCGCCACCGCTGCGGGCCTCACCCTGCCCACCCTCTCCACCGAGAAGCAGGCCGAGCTCCACCAGTGGATACCCGGCGATCTCAGCGTCGCCAACCCGGTCGACAACGGCGGCCACCCGGTCGGCGACTGGCGCGGCCGCAAGATCATCGACGCGATCCTGGCCGATCCCGCCGTGGGCGTGCTGATCTGCCCGATCACCGGCCCCTTTCCGCCCATGAGCGACAAGCTGGCGCAGGATCTGGTGGAGGCGGCGGAGCAGACGGACAAGCTGGTGTGCGTGGTGTGGGGGTCGCCGGTCGGCACCGAGGGCGCCTACCGCACCACCCTGCTGGGCTCCTCCCGCGTGGCCACCTTCCGTACATTCGCCAACTGCATCACCGCCGTGCGGGCCTATCTGGGGCACCACCGCTTCACCGCCTCCTACCGCTCCCCCTTCGACGACGCCCCGCGCACCCCGTCTCCGTCCCTGCGCAAGGTGCGCGATCTGCTGCGCCCAGGAGGCCGCCTGAGCGAGCACGCGGCGAAACAACTGCTGCGGGCGTACGGCATCCGGGTGCCGCGCGAGCAGTTGGTGACCAGCGCCGCCGCGGCCGTCCGCGCCGCCGGGCTCGTGGGCTATCCCGTCGTCATGAAGGCATCCGCACCGCAACTCGCCCACAAGACCGAACTGGGTCTGGTCCGGCTGGGGCTGACCTCGGCCAGCCAGGTCCGCGACACCTACCGGGAGCTCACCGACATCGCCCGCTGCGAAGGCGTCGAGCTGGACGGGGTGCTGGTCTGCCAGATGGTCCAGCGCGGGGTGGAGATGGTCGTCGGCATGAGCCATGACACCCTCTTCGGCCCGACCGTGACCGTGGGTATAGGGGGCGTGCTCGTCGAGGTGTTCCGCGACGCCGCCGTACGCGTCCCCCCGTTCGGCGAGGACCAGGCGCGCGCGATGCTCGCCGAACTGCGCGGCCGCGCCCTCCTCGACGGTGTGCGCGGCGCTCCCCCGGCCGATGTGGACGCGCTCGTGGAAGTCGTGCTGCGGGTCCAGCGCATGGCCCTGGAACTCGGGGACCACCTCGCCGAACTCGACGTCAATCCGCTGATGGTGCTGGAACGCGGCCAAGGCGCCGTGGCACTGGACGCACTGGCGATCTGCCGCTGA
- a CDS encoding flavin-containing monooxygenase: protein MADSSPEKSSPVYVIGGGPGGLAAAAALSHRGIRAVVLEKSEAVAASWRNHYDRLHLHTTRRLSALPGLPIPRPYGRWVGRDDVVRYLERYTEHHRLEIVTGVEVSRIDRSSDNTEWVLRATGGRALSSPVAVVATGFNHTPRVPDWPGRTAYTGELLHAAHYRNARPFEGRDVLVVGVGNTGAEIAVDLIEGGAARVRLAIRTVPHILRRSTAGWPAQATGILVRRLPRRAVDRAARAMCRLSMPDLTEHGLPWPDTGLYTRVREGAIPVQDVGLVDAVRTGRVEVVSAVDSFDLDKVVLTDGSRISPEVVIAATGYRRGLEELVGHLGVLDDRGRPLPHGRRTLKSAPGLHFTGYTNPISGMLRELAIDARKIAKTVARTTA from the coding sequence ATGGCTGACAGCTCCCCCGAGAAGTCCTCACCCGTTTATGTGATCGGCGGTGGACCGGGCGGACTCGCCGCCGCCGCCGCGCTCAGCCACCGCGGGATCCGCGCCGTCGTCCTGGAGAAGTCCGAGGCGGTCGCCGCGTCATGGCGGAACCACTACGACCGGCTGCATCTGCACACCACGCGCCGGCTGTCCGCGCTCCCCGGCCTGCCGATCCCCCGGCCCTACGGGCGCTGGGTCGGGCGCGACGACGTGGTGCGCTATCTGGAGCGCTACACCGAGCACCACCGACTGGAGATCGTCACGGGGGTCGAGGTCTCCCGCATCGACCGGTCGTCCGACAACACGGAGTGGGTGCTGCGCGCCACGGGCGGCCGTGCGCTGTCCTCGCCCGTGGCCGTCGTCGCGACGGGTTTCAACCACACCCCACGGGTGCCGGACTGGCCGGGCCGCACCGCCTACACCGGTGAGCTGCTGCACGCCGCCCACTACCGCAACGCCCGCCCCTTCGAGGGCCGCGACGTGCTCGTGGTCGGCGTCGGCAACACGGGCGCGGAGATCGCGGTCGACCTGATCGAGGGCGGCGCGGCGCGGGTGCGGCTGGCGATCCGCACCGTGCCGCACATCCTGCGCCGCTCCACGGCCGGCTGGCCCGCGCAGGCGACCGGCATCCTGGTGCGCAGGCTGCCGCGGCGCGCGGTGGACCGGGCGGCGCGGGCGATGTGCCGGCTGAGCATGCCGGATCTGACCGAGCACGGTCTGCCCTGGCCCGACACCGGGCTCTACACCCGCGTACGGGAGGGCGCGATCCCGGTCCAGGACGTGGGGCTGGTCGACGCGGTACGGACGGGGCGGGTGGAGGTGGTCTCGGCGGTCGACTCCTTCGACCTGGACAAGGTGGTCCTCACCGACGGCTCGCGGATCAGCCCCGAGGTGGTGATCGCCGCGACCGGCTACCGGCGCGGCCTCGAGGAGCTGGTCGGTCATCTGGGCGTGCTCGACGACCGCGGCCGTCCCCTCCCCCACGGTCGGCGGACCCTGAAGTCCGCCCCGGGGCTGCACTTCACGGGCTATACGAACCCGATCAGCGGGATGCTGCGAGAGCTGGCCATCGACGCCCGGAAGATCGCCAAGACAGTGGCCCGCACGACGGCTTGA
- a CDS encoding Zn-ribbon domain-containing OB-fold protein: MGAVPVSPAPPAGAPRFDLPEIDAFTRPYWDAAAEGRLLIRRCADCGLAHHYPREFCPYCWSEDVTWEEASGAATLYTWSVVHRNDLPPFGARVPYTAAVVDLAEGPRMMTELIEAPAGGPRVGMRLRVAFRAADAAERDAPAVPVFRPLLACLPGVTA, from the coding sequence ATGGGGGCTGTTCCCGTGAGCCCGGCGCCGCCCGCGGGTGCTCCGCGCTTCGACCTGCCCGAGATCGACGCCTTCACCCGCCCCTACTGGGACGCCGCGGCCGAGGGCCGGCTGTTGATCCGGCGGTGCGCCGACTGCGGACTGGCCCACCACTACCCGCGCGAATTCTGCCCGTACTGCTGGAGCGAGGACGTCACTTGGGAGGAGGCGAGCGGCGCCGCGACGCTCTACACGTGGTCCGTGGTGCACCGCAATGACCTGCCGCCGTTCGGCGCACGTGTCCCGTACACCGCCGCCGTCGTCGACCTCGCCGAGGGGCCGCGGATGATGACCGAACTCATCGAGGCCCCGGCGGGCGGCCCGCGCGTCGGGATGCGGCTCCGGGTGGCGTTCCGGGCGGCCGATGCCGCCGAGCGGGACGCTCCTGCCGTTCCGGTCTTCCGGCCGCTGCTCGCCTGCCTGCCCGGTGTTACGGCGTGA